One part of the Chromatiales bacterium genome encodes these proteins:
- a CDS encoding Fe-S cluster assembly scaffold IscU: SVLAEDAIKAAINDFKSKQGGAAEEKQSA; encoded by the coding sequence GTTCGGTGCTGGCCGAGGATGCCATCAAGGCCGCCATCAACGACTTCAAGAGCAAACAGGGTGGTGCTGCGGAAGAAAAGCAGTCCGCCTGA